Proteins encoded within one genomic window of Gloeobacter kilaueensis JS1:
- the psaC gene encoding photosystem I iron-sulfur center protein PsaC: MSHAVKIYDTCIGCTQCVRACPLDVLEMVPWDGNKAGTIAASPRTEDCVGCKRCETACPTDFLSIRVYLGAETTRSMGLAY, translated from the coding sequence ATGTCGCACGCTGTCAAAATCTACGACACCTGCATCGGCTGCACCCAGTGCGTCCGTGCCTGTCCCCTCGACGTCCTGGAGATGGTTCCCTGGGACGGCAACAAGGCGGGTACGATCGCTGCCTCGCCACGGACAGAAGATTGCGTCGGTTGCAAGCGGTGTGAAACCGCCTGCCCCACCGATTTTCTGAGCATCCGTGTCTACCTGGGAGCGGAGACGACCCGCAGTATGGGTC